Proteins from a genomic interval of Patescibacteria group bacterium:
- the groL gene encoding chaperonin GroEL (60 kDa chaperone family; promotes refolding of misfolded polypeptides especially under stressful conditions; forms two stacked rings of heptamers to form a barrel-shaped 14mer; ends can be capped by GroES; misfolded proteins enter the barrel where they are refolded when GroES binds) has product MAKQILYNEQSRQALLRGVDKLAQAVVATLGPRGRNVVLDKGFGSPTITKDGVTVAKEIELEDKFENVGAELVKEVASKTNDVAGDGTTTATLLAQSLIHEGMKNVVAGSSPVAIKRGIDKGVEAVVKELREKISKPVSGHEEIEQVASISANDKSIGKIIAESMDKVGKDGVITVEESQSFGTEIEYVEGMQFDKGYVSPYMITNADKMEAVFEDPYILITDRKISSVNDIVPLLEKLAQSGKKDLVIIAEEVDGEALATLVVNKLRGTFNGLAVKSPGFGDRRKETLQDIAILTGGKVITEEVGLKLENVTVEDLGQARRVVSTKENTTIIEGKGDEQKIKERIEQIKRELKQSDSDFDKEKFQERLAKLSGGVAVIKVGAATETEQKEKQHRVEDALEATKAAVEEGFVVGGGVALLRASSALDNVQATDEERIGIDILRRALEDPVKMIAENAGKEGSVVCEEVKKHEGNFGYNAAENRYEDLVQAGIIDPTKVTRSALQNAASIAGMFLMIEAVVTDLPEKKEYMPPAGMGGGMGMM; this is encoded by the coding sequence ATGGCTAAACAAATTTTATACAATGAACAATCGCGTCAAGCGCTTTTAAGGGGGGTTGATAAATTAGCTCAAGCCGTAGTGGCTACTTTGGGTCCAAGAGGACGTAATGTGGTTTTGGACAAAGGTTTTGGTTCACCAACCATTACGAAAGACGGCGTTACTGTGGCTAAAGAAATCGAGCTTGAAGACAAGTTTGAGAATGTTGGAGCCGAACTTGTTAAGGAGGTCGCCAGTAAAACCAATGATGTGGCTGGTGACGGTACTACTACCGCCACTTTGTTAGCCCAAAGTTTAATTCATGAAGGCATGAAGAATGTCGTGGCTGGCTCTAGCCCAGTGGCTATTAAACGGGGCATTGATAAAGGAGTGGAAGCTGTCGTCAAAGAGCTTAGGGAAAAGATTTCTAAGCCGGTTTCTGGTCATGAAGAAATTGAACAAGTAGCTTCAATTTCTGCTAATGATAAATCAATTGGTAAAATCATTGCCGAATCCATGGATAAAGTGGGCAAAGACGGAGTAATTACAGTTGAAGAATCTCAAAGCTTTGGCACAGAAATTGAATATGTGGAAGGCATGCAATTTGATAAAGGATATGTTTCACCATACATGATTACTAATGCTGATAAGATGGAAGCGGTTTTTGAAGACCCTTATATTTTAATCACTGACCGAAAGATTTCCAGTGTTAATGATATTGTGCCTCTTTTAGAAAAATTAGCGCAGTCCGGCAAAAAAGATTTAGTAATTATTGCTGAAGAAGTTGATGGCGAAGCCCTAGCTACTTTAGTGGTTAATAAACTGCGCGGCACTTTTAACGGTTTAGCAGTCAAATCTCCGGGTTTTGGCGACAGACGCAAGGAAACGCTTCAAGATATTGCCATACTTACCGGCGGCAAGGTTATTACCGAAGAGGTGGGTTTGAAATTAGAAAATGTTACAGTTGAAGATTTGGGTCAGGCGCGCCGGGTGGTTTCTACCAAAGAAAATACTACTATTATTGAAGGCAAGGGCGATGAACAAAAGATTAAGGAGCGCATTGAGCAAATTAAAAGAGAATTAAAACAAAGCGATAGTGATTTTGATAAAGAAAAATTCCAAGAACGTTTGGCCAAGCTTTCCGGCGGGGTGGCTGTAATTAAAGTCGGCGCAGCCACGGAAACCGAACAAAAAGAAAAACAGCACCGGGTTGAAGATGCCTTAGAAGCAACCAAGGCCGCAGTTGAAGAAGGTTTTGTAGTTGGAGGCGGTGTTGCCTTGCTTCGGGCAAGTTCTGCCTTAGATAATGTTCAGGCAACTGATGAGGAAAGGATTGGCATTGATATTTTACGCCGGGCTTTAGAAGATCCAGTTAAAATGATTGCTGAAAATGCCGGTAAAGAAGGTTCTGTAGTTTGTGAAGAAGTCAAAAAGCATGAAGGTAATTTCGGTTATAATGCGGCAGAAAATAGATATGAAGATTTGGTTCAGGCTGGTATTATTGATCCGACTAAGGTGACTCGCAGCGCCCTGCAAAACGCAGCTTCTATTGCTGGGATGTTTTTGATGATCGAGGCAGTGGTTACTGATTTGCCGGAGAAGAAAGAATATATGCCGCCTGCTGGCATGGGTGGTGGAATGGGGATGATGTAA
- the uvrA gene encoding excinuclease ABC subunit UvrA, protein MSSLLSPRDKKIANQILKEISNRLSFLENVGLNYITLDRAAQTLSGGEAQRIRLATQIGSALTGVIYILDEPTIGLHQRDNAKLIETLKNLRDLGNTVIVVEHDEETMRSADWLIDIGPGAGEHGGEIVAVGTPQEIEKNKKSITGQYLSGKLKVEKRKKQRKGNGKAIEIEGASAFNLKDINVRIPLGRFVCLTGVSGSGKSTLMIEILAKALSQQLYHAKDLPGKHKEILGIEHIDKVINIDQSPIGRTPRSNAATYTGVFTYIRDLFTQVPEAKIRGYKAGRFSFNVKGGRCEACQGDGMVRIEMQFLPDVYVECEVCHGRRYNREALEIHYKGKNIADILEMTVEEAIAFFRNIPIIYQKLKTLYDVGLGYIHLGQSATTLSGGEAQRVKLATELSRRATGKTLYILDEPTTGLHFADVDRLLQVLHQLVDRGNSVLVIEHNMDVIKNADWIIDLGPEGGDKGGYVIAEGTPDEVKNVSKSYTGQWLRKVTK, encoded by the coding sequence ATGTCAAGTCTATTATCCCCTCGCGACAAAAAAATAGCTAACCAAATTTTGAAAGAGATTTCTAATCGGCTCTCGTTTTTAGAAAACGTGGGTTTGAATTATATTACTTTGGATCGGGCGGCGCAGACGCTTTCCGGGGGCGAAGCGCAGAGGATTCGGCTGGCCACGCAAATTGGCTCGGCCCTGACTGGAGTAATTTATATTTTAGACGAGCCGACCATTGGCTTGCACCAGAGGGATAACGCCAAACTGATTGAGACTTTAAAAAATCTGCGAGACCTTGGAAATACCGTGATTGTGGTGGAGCATGATGAAGAGACCATGCGGAGCGCGGATTGGCTTATTGATATCGGACCTGGCGCTGGCGAACACGGAGGCGAGATTGTGGCCGTAGGTACGCCGCAGGAGATTGAGAAAAATAAAAAATCAATAACTGGCCAGTATTTGTCAGGTAAACTTAAGGTTGAAAAGAGAAAGAAACAACGTAAAGGCAATGGCAAGGCGATTGAGATTGAAGGGGCAAGCGCGTTCAATTTAAAAGATATTAATGTTAGGATTCCCTTGGGCAGGTTTGTTTGTTTGACTGGAGTCTCGGGCAGCGGCAAATCTACTTTGATGATAGAAATTTTAGCTAAAGCCTTAAGTCAGCAGCTATATCACGCTAAAGACTTGCCCGGTAAACATAAAGAGATTTTGGGGATAGAACATATTGATAAAGTGATTAATATTGATCAGTCGCCAATTGGCAGAACCCCACGCTCAAACGCGGCGACTTATACCGGTGTTTTCACTTATATCAGAGATCTTTTTACCCAAGTGCCGGAAGCCAAAATTCGGGGCTATAAAGCCGGCAGGTTTAGTTTTAATGTTAAGGGCGGAAGATGCGAGGCCTGCCAAGGCGATGGCATGGTGCGGATAGAAATGCAGTTTTTGCCGGATGTTTATGTGGAGTGCGAGGTTTGCCATGGTAGGCGATACAATAGAGAAGCTTTGGAGATTCATTATAAAGGCAAAAATATTGCTGATATTTTGGAAATGACCGTAGAGGAAGCAATAGCGTTTTTTAGAAACATTCCGATTATTTATCAAAAATTAAAAACCCTCTATGATGTGGGTTTGGGTTATATTCATCTGGGCCAATCCGCGACCACGCTTTCCGGCGGCGAGGCCCAACGAGTGAAATTAGCCACTGAACTTTCCCGCCGGGCTACTGGTAAAACTTTATATATTTTAGACGAACCAACAACCGGTCTTCATTTTGCTGATGTTGACCGCTTGCTCCAGGTATTGCACCAGCTGGTTGATAGGGGCAACAGTGTTTTGGTAATTGAACATAATATGGATGTGATTAAAAATGCGGATTGGATTATTGATTTAGGTCCGGAAGGCGGGGATAAGGGTGGATACGTGATTGCGGAGGGAACGCCGGATGAAGTGAAAAATGTGAGTAAAAGTTATACAGGGCAGTGGCTTAGAAAAGTAACAAAGTAA
- a CDS encoding UvrD-helicase domain-containing protein yields MNELLNQLNAKQAQAVQMSRGPVLVLAGAGSGKTRTLTYRIAYLIQNRVVRPGNILAVTFTNKAAGEMKERVDDLLKIEGFGRRHSRMPPSEAFRGSFPLIGTFHSVSARILRKEAELLGYKKSFTIYDSTDQLGLIKRVMKELQLNPKEIAPRAIHSLISKAKNNLIDVDEYESRVGNFIQEITAQVYRLYQYQLKENQAFDFDDLIMKLVELWLKHPQALAKYQHWFKYILVDEYQDVNQAQYVWTQMLAQAHRNLYVVGDDAQSIYGWRGANMKNILNFEKDYPEAQVVFLEQNYRSTQAILNLGNALIKNNTRQKQKDLWTRNDKGFKPEVWEVEDEWGEGELVLRKVVECEGLINPKSEILNSKKIQNSKFKIQNLDEELTYEYEEEPKVGLLDRVLAELKGKRFRKDEDVRQHHLDIDFAKADIEWNKYVVLYRVNAQSRALEEVFMDYGVPYRIIGGVKFYERKEVKDTLAYLRLLNNPDDFVSLRRIINEPSRGIGVRSVDRIEQACKEQMMDIFTLGDNLEKLGTLRGERREAFKRFGIVIRDVQIKMRSLTVSEIIDLILTKSGYKDYLLDGSEENKIRWENVQELKTVATKYDSRQGQEGLEAFLEEAALMTDIDALETESSQAVTLMTLHAAKGLEFPVVFVVGLEEGLFPHSNSMESLEEVEEERRLCYVGITRAKQRLYLAYARQRMLYGNIQVNPPSRFLEEVPEELVERNNVE; encoded by the coding sequence ATGAATGAATTATTAAATCAACTGAATGCTAAACAAGCCCAAGCGGTCCAAATGTCAAGGGGACCGGTTTTAGTTTTGGCCGGGGCAGGGAGCGGAAAAACTAGGACATTAACTTACAGGATTGCTTATTTAATTCAAAATCGGGTAGTGCGTCCGGGCAATATATTGGCGGTGACTTTTACAAACAAAGCGGCCGGGGAGATGAAAGAGCGGGTGGATGATTTATTGAAAATAGAAGGCTTCGGAAGGCGGCATTCGCGAATGCCGCCTTCCGAAGCCTTCCGAGGTTCTTTTCCTCTGATAGGCACTTTTCATTCGGTTTCCGCTAGAATTTTAAGAAAAGAAGCCGAGCTTTTAGGTTATAAAAAATCATTTACGATTTATGACAGCACTGACCAATTGGGATTAATAAAAAGGGTCATGAAAGAACTCCAACTTAACCCTAAAGAAATTGCGCCTCGGGCGATTCATAGCCTGATTTCTAAAGCCAAAAATAATTTAATTGATGTTGATGAATACGAATCTCGGGTGGGAAATTTTATCCAGGAAATTACAGCCCAAGTTTATCGCCTGTATCAATATCAGCTTAAAGAAAACCAGGCTTTTGATTTTGATGATTTGATTATGAAGCTGGTTGAGCTCTGGTTAAAGCACCCCCAGGCGCTAGCCAAGTATCAGCATTGGTTTAAGTATATTTTGGTTGATGAGTACCAAGATGTTAATCAGGCGCAATATGTCTGGACGCAAATGTTAGCTCAAGCGCATCGGAATTTATATGTGGTTGGCGATGACGCCCAGTCAATTTATGGCTGGCGCGGAGCTAATATGAAAAATATTTTAAATTTCGAAAAAGACTATCCAGAAGCGCAGGTGGTCTTTTTAGAACAAAATTATCGCTCTACCCAGGCGATTTTGAACCTGGGGAACGCTCTTATCAAAAATAATACCCGGCAAAAGCAAAAGGATTTATGGACTCGCAATGATAAGGGTTTCAAGCCAGAAGTTTGGGAAGTGGAAGATGAATGGGGAGAAGGAGAGCTGGTGTTGAGGAAGGTAGTGGAATGTGAAGGCCTGATAAATCCTAAATCCGAAATCCTAAATTCTAAAAAAATTCAAAATTCAAAATTCAAAATTCAAAACTTGGATGAGGAGTTGACATATGAATACGAGGAGGAGCCCAAGGTTGGATTGCTTGATCGGGTGTTGGCGGAGCTGAAAGGAAAAAGGTTTCGGAAAGATGAAGATGTGCGCCAGCATCATCTTGATATTGATTTTGCTAAGGCTGATATTGAATGGAACAAATACGTGGTACTTTATCGGGTTAATGCCCAGTCGCGGGCTTTAGAAGAAGTTTTTATGGATTATGGGGTGCCGTATCGGATTATTGGCGGAGTAAAGTTTTATGAGCGCAAAGAAGTAAAAGATACTTTGGCTTATTTGCGTTTACTTAATAATCCTGATGATTTTGTAAGTTTACGGCGGATTATTAATGAACCTTCGCGAGGCATTGGGGTCAGGAGTGTTGATAGAATAGAGCAGGCATGCAAAGAGCAGATGATGGACATTTTTACTTTGGGCGATAACTTAGAAAAACTGGGTACCTTGCGGGGAGAACGGCGCGAGGCGTTTAAAAGGTTTGGAATTGTAATAAGGGACGTGCAAATTAAGATGAGATCTTTGACGGTAAGCGAGATTATTGATTTGATTTTAACCAAATCAGGATATAAAGATTATCTTCTTGACGGCAGTGAAGAAAATAAAATCCGCTGGGAAAACGTGCAGGAGTTGAAAACCGTAGCTACGAAATATGATTCGCGCCAAGGACAAGAAGGATTGGAAGCATTTTTAGAAGAAGCGGCTTTGATGACTGATATTGATGCCTTAGAAACAGAGAGTTCCCAGGCCGTTACTTTGATGACCCTGCACGCGGCCAAGGGATTAGAGTTTCCAGTTGTATTCGTGGTGGGTTTGGAAGAAGGGTTGTTTCCGCATTCTAATTCCATGGAATCTTTAGAAGAAGTGGAAGAAGAACGGCGGTTGTGTTATGTCGGCATTACTCGGGCAAAGCAACGTTTATATTTGGCTTATGCCCGTCAGCGGATGTTGTACGGTAATATTCAGGTGAATCCGCCATCAAGATTTTTAGAGGAGGTACCGGAGGAACTGGTGGAAAGGAATAATGTGGAATAA
- the secG gene encoding preprotein translocase subunit SecG, protein MQILPIIQIIVSVLLIASILLQQRGSGLGAAFGGGEMVYRTKRGAEKAIFVSTIILSTAFLGLALANILLAS, encoded by the coding sequence ATGCAAATCCTGCCTATTATTCAAATTATCGTCTCTGTATTGCTTATCGCCTCTATCCTGCTCCAACAGCGCGGCAGTGGCCTAGGAGCGGCTTTTGGGGGTGGTGAGATGGTTTATAGAACTAAAAGGGGCGCGGAAAAAGCTATCTTTGTTTCCACTATTATTCTCTCTACCGCCTTTTTGGGATTAGCCCTGGCTAATATTTTGCTGGCCAGTTAA
- the prs gene encoding ribose-phosphate diphosphokinase, producing MQEPISVFTGTSNRPLAEKVCRELSKIRGEDIGLSPAFVGRFSDGEVAVRLGVHSFDNEEWVDNSRGRDVFIIESIQPPAENLWELCCLIRAVSHRSPRRITPVIPYLGYARQDRKDKSGKLIAAKLVADVLEASFLNTISREYLLHELHADQIEGFFDAPVNKLYASYVFVPFIKSLRLKEDECISLREDFTIISPDIGGLKIARFHAKSLGQDVAFIDKRRPEANKAEVMNVVGKIKRIGIFVDDVVDTFGSLFAASEAVPAEEQYAFCTHPVLSGPAIERLMQSRIRRLYVTDTIPLSEEAIDCGRIKVVSVAPMIAQAIHNIHEERSVSRLVLQ from the coding sequence ATGCAAGAACCAATTTCCGTATTCACCGGAACCAGCAACCGGCCTTTGGCAGAAAAAGTTTGTCGAGAACTCTCAAAGATTAGGGGTGAAGACATTGGGTTATCGCCAGCTTTCGTGGGTAGGTTTAGCGATGGCGAAGTGGCTGTAAGACTTGGCGTTCATTCATTTGATAATGAAGAATGGGTAGATAATTCCCGAGGGCGGGATGTATTCATAATTGAGTCAATCCAACCTCCGGCTGAAAACCTTTGGGAATTATGCTGTTTGATTAGGGCGGTATCTCATAGGTCGCCGAGGAGAATCACGCCGGTTATACCTTATTTAGGTTATGCAAGACAGGACAGAAAAGATAAATCGGGAAAGTTGATTGCTGCTAAATTGGTAGCTGATGTTTTAGAAGCTTCTTTCCTTAATACGATTAGCCGGGAGTATTTATTACATGAGCTTCATGCTGATCAAATTGAGGGTTTTTTCGATGCTCCGGTAAATAAGCTGTACGCATCATATGTATTCGTGCCTTTCATTAAATCTTTACGCCTTAAGGAAGACGAATGCATCAGTTTACGTGAAGATTTTACTATCATTAGTCCGGATATTGGCGGTCTCAAGATCGCCCGTTTTCATGCCAAGAGTTTGGGGCAGGATGTCGCTTTTATAGATAAAAGAAGGCCAGAAGCTAATAAGGCCGAGGTAATGAATGTTGTTGGTAAAATTAAGAGAATTGGTATATTTGTTGATGATGTGGTGGATACTTTTGGATCATTATTTGCAGCTTCGGAAGCGGTTCCCGCAGAAGAGCAATACGCATTTTGCACTCATCCAGTGCTTTCCGGCCCAGCCATTGAACGTTTGATGCAGTCGCGGATTAGGAGGCTTTATGTCACAGATACCATTCCTTTAAGTGAAGAGGCAATAGATTGCGGGAGAATTAAGGTTGTCTCAGTGGCCCCAATGATTGCTCAAGCGATTCATAATATTCACGAGGAAAGGAGTGTAAGTCGACTGGTTTTACAATAG
- a CDS encoding type II toxin-antitoxin system PemK/MazF family toxin produces MTIHQGEIYLANLNPIKGHEQAGFRPVLILQNNILNKNLSTVIIAPITSNLKAKGRLTTYFLSKEISGLDRDSVVLLFQIRTLDKERLQKRVGILSKEEFREIKQQLRFIF; encoded by the coding sequence ATGACAATTCATCAAGGAGAAATTTATTTAGCAAATCTTAATCCAATAAAAGGGCATGAACAGGCAGGATTTAGGCCAGTTTTGATTTTGCAGAATAATATTTTGAATAAGAATTTGAGTACGGTAATTATTGCGCCAATAACTTCTAATCTTAAAGCTAAGGGCAGACTAACTACTTATTTTTTATCCAAGGAGATTTCTGGGCTTGACAGGGATTCAGTGGTATTGTTGTTTCAAATTCGGACTTTAGATAAGGAACGTTTGCAAAAAAGGGTTGGGATTTTGAGCAAGGAGGAATTTCGGGAAATTAAGCAGCAGTTGCGGTTCATTTTTTAA
- a CDS encoding O-antigen ligase family protein, with the protein MKMENRLNKIIEWGMYLLVFLLPWQTRWIWHEGLLNGGAWEYGTYSLYGTEILLWVLVVLRLFGGKIQDSRFKIPKKLLYCYIAILLFLMWSVLSVWWAEDSGLALYGWLRLFEGVLLFWLIVSTKLDYKKIAGAIVASATFQAGLGIWQFLLQETFASKWLGMALHNARDLGVSVVEVGLERWLRAYGSLSHPNMLAGWLVAGLVMCVGLYEGQCEKDRPSIFKIVILLYCYIVILFGLLATFSRGAWVAFFITLLLYYFITLFRKDKLRKIISFKLLVITILTVAVFGITFKAPFMARVAGQGRLETMSNTERLAGYREAWSLIKDNWFKGVGIGNYTLYLYGHTPGQREIVMSASVKGVLSEGDEARMEEKKAWDYQPVHNLWLLVWTEIGIFGLLFFAGILLSIINYQLSIIRKTRQDIWALNFFIILIVAIILSFFDHYFWSLYFGAMLWWLVLGLTFVLRYDNMKS; encoded by the coding sequence ATGAAGATGGAAAATAGACTTAATAAAATTATCGAATGGGGGATGTACCTCCTGGTTTTTTTGTTGCCTTGGCAGACAAGATGGATTTGGCATGAGGGCCTGCTGAACGGCGGGGCGTGGGAGTATGGGACGTATTCGTTGTATGGAACGGAGATTTTGTTGTGGGTGCTGGTGGTGTTGAGACTTTTCGGTGGCAAGATTCAAGATTCAAGATTCAAGATTCCAAAAAAATTGTTATATTGTTATATTGCTATATTGTTGTTTTTAATGTGGAGCGTGCTGTCAGTGTGGTGGGCGGAGGATTCGGGGCTAGCGCTTTATGGCTGGTTGCGGCTGTTTGAGGGGGTTTTACTTTTTTGGTTAATTGTTTCAACAAAGCTGGATTACAAAAAAATTGCTGGTGCAATTGTGGCTTCAGCGACGTTTCAGGCAGGTTTGGGTATTTGGCAGTTTTTGCTTCAAGAAACTTTTGCCAGCAAATGGCTGGGTATGGCTTTGCATAATGCCAGGGATTTGGGCGTTTCCGTGGTTGAAGTCGGTCTAGAACGTTGGCTGCGGGCTTATGGCAGTTTGTCACACCCCAACATGTTAGCGGGTTGGTTGGTCGCGGGGCTGGTTATGTGCGTGGGGTTGTACGAGGGTCAGTGTGAAAAAGATAGGCCATCAATTTTTAAAATTGTTATATTGTTATATTGTTATATTGTTATATTGTTTGGGTTGCTGGCCACTTTTTCCAGGGGAGCGTGGGTGGCGTTCTTTATTACTTTATTACTTTATTACTTTATTACTTTATTTAGAAAAGATAAGCTTAGAAAAATTATTAGTTTTAAATTACTAGTTATTACAATACTTACTGTTGCGGTTTTTGGGATAACATTCAAAGCGCCGTTTATGGCGAGGGTGGCTGGTCAAGGACGGTTAGAGACAATGTCGAATACGGAACGGCTGGCTGGTTACAGAGAAGCCTGGTCATTGATCAAGGATAATTGGTTTAAGGGTGTGGGGATTGGAAACTATACTTTATATTTATATGGACACACCCCAGGGCAGCGAGAGATTGTGATGTCTGCTTCCGTAAAAGGTGTTTTGAGTGAAGGCGATGAGGCGAGAATGGAAGAGAAAAAGGCTTGGGATTATCAGCCGGTGCACAATTTGTGGCTTTTGGTTTGGACGGAGATTGGGATTTTTGGTTTGCTGTTTTTTGCGGGAATACTTTTATCAATTATCAATTATCAATTATCAATTATCAGAAAAACGAGGCAGGATATTTGGGCTTTGAATTTTTTTATAATATTGATAGTGGCAATTATTTTATCTTTTTTTGATCACTATTTCTGGTCTTTGTATTTTGGAGCGATGCTTTGGTGGTTGGTTTTGGGGTTGACTTTTGTATTACGATATGATAATATGAAATCGTAA
- the uvrC gene encoding excinuclease ABC subunit UvrC — MNTLLSKKIKILPQKPGIYLFLAKGQSTSGGKGKTGNIIYIGKAKNLKKRVSSYFQKSKNVTADKLVMISKIAGLEYIITDNEAEALLLEANLIKKHQPQFNIILKDDKNFLYIKLNLEQEWARVEFVRRPQIVVNKNNKINKVNKIVNRVNKYFGPYASADSARRTVKLLSRIFKFCTCKNFTKKSCLKFHLGWCVCPAETKISNSDYRKIFVHVAKFLKGQTNEILRELKIEMKKSSNQKKYEKAAHLRDQIQAIKKVTAKQKVITLKNENYDIVSLARKDDLTCVNLFIVRHGKLINKLNFILEHTKNSKDAEIIESFISQYYANSNDIPKEIVVPKKLSIINYQLFDQEKCKKSTISTPSRGKKYQLITLGTQNAQDYLKQQLNNQTIEQSNNEKVLTELKKLLRLPKPPRRIEAYDISNIQGTDATGSLAVFTNGQPDKSEYRKFKIRTVKSASDVAMMAEVVSRRLQNKDWPKPDLILLDGGKPQLNAVSKINTVKLLIINYQLSIISLAKKEEHIFLPNRSQPIVLPKSSSVLQLLQRIRDEAHRFARSYYLKRHQKTSVHSALDDIPGIGPKTKKGLLQKFGSVGGIKKATLAEITKVAGKKRADAIQELL, encoded by the coding sequence ATGAATACCTTATTATCTAAAAAAATCAAAATATTACCCCAAAAACCCGGTATTTACCTTTTTTTGGCCAAAGGCCAATCCACCTCTGGCGGAAAAGGCAAAACCGGAAATATTATCTATATTGGTAAGGCTAAAAACCTGAAAAAGCGCGTCAGTTCATATTTTCAAAAAAGTAAGAACGTAACGGCTGACAAATTAGTAATGATTAGTAAAATTGCTGGTTTAGAATATATAATCACAGATAACGAGGCGGAGGCGCTTTTATTGGAAGCCAACCTCATTAAAAAACATCAACCCCAATTCAACATCATTCTCAAAGATGATAAAAATTTCCTCTATATAAAACTAAACCTCGAGCAAGAGTGGGCCCGCGTAGAATTCGTCAGAAGGCCTCAAATCGTCGTCAATAAAAATAATAAAATTAATAAAGTTAATAAAATAGTTAATAGAGTTAATAAATACTTCGGACCCTATGCTTCAGCAGACTCGGCCCGTCGCACTGTCAAGTTGCTCTCCCGCATCTTCAAATTCTGCACTTGTAAAAATTTCACCAAAAAGTCCTGCCTCAAGTTTCATCTCGGCTGGTGCGTTTGCCCGGCAGAAACAAAAATCTCTAATTCTGACTACAGAAAAATTTTTGTTCACGTCGCCAAATTTTTAAAAGGCCAAACAAATGAAATTCTTCGCGAACTAAAAATTGAAATGAAAAAATCCTCAAATCAAAAAAAGTATGAAAAAGCCGCCCATCTTCGCGATCAAATTCAAGCCATTAAAAAAGTAACCGCTAAACAAAAAGTTATTACTCTTAAAAATGAAAACTATGACATTGTGTCCCTAGCTCGTAAAGACGACCTAACATGCGTAAATTTATTTATTGTCCGCCATGGTAAATTGATTAATAAACTAAATTTTATTTTAGAACATACCAAAAATTCAAAAGACGCCGAAATCATTGAATCATTTATTTCTCAATATTATGCTAATTCTAATGATATTCCCAAAGAGATAGTCGTCCCCAAAAAATTATCAATTATCAATTATCAATTATTTGACCAGGAAAAATGCAAAAAATCAACTATCTCAACGCCATCACGCGGTAAAAAATATCAACTAATCACCCTCGGAACCCAAAACGCCCAGGATTATCTGAAACAACAATTGAACAATCAAACAATCGAACAATCGAACAATGAAAAGGTATTAACCGAATTAAAAAAGCTTCTCCGTCTTCCAAAACCCCCACGCAGAATTGAGGCCTACGACATCTCCAACATCCAAGGCACTGATGCCACCGGCTCTCTGGCAGTTTTTACCAATGGCCAACCCGATAAATCCGAATACCGCAAATTTAAAATTCGCACGGTCAAGAGTGCCAGCGACGTCGCCATGATGGCCGAGGTCGTCTCCCGCCGATTGCAAAACAAAGACTGGCCAAAGCCCGATCTAATTCTCCTGGACGGCGGCAAACCCCAGCTAAACGCTGTTTCAAAAATCAACACCGTAAAATTATTAATTATCAATTATCAATTATCAATTATCTCCCTCGCCAAAAAAGAAGAACATATTTTTCTGCCTAACCGCAGCCAACCAATCGTCCTCCCCAAGTCATCGTCAGTTCTCCAGCTCCTCCAGCGCATCCGCGACGAGGCTCACCGCTTTGCCCGAAGCTACTATCTTAAACGACATCAAAAAACATCTGTTCATTCTGCGCTTGATGATATTCCGGGCATCGGTCCCAAAACCAAAAAGGGCTTATTACAAAAATTTGGTTCGGTTGGGGGAATAAAAAAAGCGACTCTCGCGGAAATCACGAAAGTCGCCGGAAAGAAAAGGGCGGATGCAATCCAAGAACTATTGTAA